In Zingiber officinale cultivar Zhangliang chromosome 3A, Zo_v1.1, whole genome shotgun sequence, the DNA window tgtcatgttaaaccctgcaggtggacttaatctgacatgacaataaagttgagtggtactactcttggaactagattttatttaagtaagttgtcagtaacttacttaattagtggacatttgttatcttaaatacagggagactaacacactcatgataagaaggagcccataatgtaatttgggattggtacggtagtgcgataataactctctagtggaatgagttattatcgatgaacttgagttgtgtgttcagggcaagcacgggatactcaagctcatcggaaggtcaaaactaatttctcctctaggtccctgtcgtagccttattatagcctcaagtccatccaaatataagtccatcttggtgtccaagaagggggtcagtccaatgcttggtgaccaagcaagggccgactacATCCTcatctataggggccgaccctattgcttggtgtccaagcatgtaggggccggccataatattcAAAAAAGGagagttgtttttgaatttttaaaatattctctttttagaaaactaaaagttttaaaagagagattttaattttaaaaactttccttatttgaattaggtcacatgttttaatagagagttttaaaagttttaaaactttccttttttaaccatcctcatggtttagaaaaaaaaggaagataagttttaaaatttaaaatttctatcatcatgttaaaaaaggaaattttataagagaagttttaaattttaaaacatgattttaatttttagaactttccttttttaactcatactttaggaaagagagttagtaaaattttataagagttttgcttcttataaaattttataaaaaaagattaaaattcctttttcctcttatgggggctgGCCACcattgtttaaatttataaaatcatcaaatttatttttggtgattgattcaatcaagaggaaagaaaaggaaaattaaaagggaaaaggaaaagctagaggaagattttaatttttataaaaattcttcccttatttgccttgggcaaattaatataaaagaaggggtgaggaggcttcatgagacacaattcttattctcttgtttggagaacctcaagtggtcgaccctccctctcccttctcttttcccttttgctctcttctccttggtggtggtggtggccggattttagaagaagaggaagaagcttttgggtggtgttcatcttggaggatcgtcgcccacatgacgtccaaggcgatgcgaagaatacgacagaagatcttgacgtcattagcttacaaagagaaggtataactagtaattttcttccgcatcatactagttattttctttgtaagaattctaaatacaagaggtaattagatctaatttatcgaatttattttttgagtttgtgttttcttctttttcgaatttgtgatttgattgttctttttggttaacctagagttatttaagaaaattaaatattagcttcccttaaaaggctttgtctatgcggtggtggttgctctcatatccaagaaggccatgtgtctcgccatgcagtcctggaagccaattttggaaattaatatttaatgaaattaataacataggtggatttgaatcaatagtgttaagttccgcttgcgattcaaatctaaaccattaagaacagataagttaaatttggaatcaatgatgttaagttccgtctgcgattcctaatttaacttctaaagaacacaataggttatttaaggaaaggttcgacacttgtacaaaattttttgtacagtggaaccgatacgttttcctaggactaaccaacaattggtattagagctagggtttgcctctgtatgtttagaattcaaataggttatgcacatgtcatacacaatttaggcaggataatagtaagatgtgctaactctttggttgtagactccaactattataacatttagatattgtgtgtgattggacccttggacatgtcaagggtattattttgtgtgcatgattgtatgtatcaaatacaacaggagctgtattatttttagaattttattttttttgttcgatctagaatatatgtacattcctttatggaatataggatcgatatttgtaaaattctatatttgtcgcggatcgtatctttgcgaggcgtggtgctattggaggaccagaggcgcaacggaataagaagcaagatagatgcgacaactcgacccgatggaggtggctaaagatggcagcagctagggttggagcatactaaagacagtgaaggaaaaggccataatagttggaaaattaatttccaaatttattgcttttatttactgtgatatttatgtgcatgtgatatatgctagcataggttaaaatcctcatttttaaataactaagtgggagagggattttaataaatcccatggtctctattactgatttgtaagtgatgcaacaagcttgcgtgttggctctgagtgcctccctccacaacagatgagtttgttgtggatcactagatcaaatttccttaatggatggttataggaaattatttaggagcgtgtgatcttctccaactgaaggggcacaatcctatttaatggacttagtatcaagtaatggtatacacttagatgcattcaatagtatcctccccaacagagtcactgctattgtattgtgtgaccaaagtgaaaccaactattaattttatttgtcataaagttaggatgataagataataaaattaatgggtcacaacctcctcttacaaatgttgaatttgtatacgtccatactaacgtggcatgcaatattcacagtgatttgagatgttggttaatttaaaatagtattgtttgaggaatcaatattattttaaatttagagtcttgaccaaagtttatttttatgattgttaggatgactttcaacccactggctattatactgaaagagaacaaacttactggtcccaactatattgattggaaaagaaacctgaacatttttcttactgctgaaagctataagtttttGCTGActaaggcttgccctgatgcacctgacgatgactctaccccagaagagattgagtatcataagaaatgggtaaaagctgatgagatggcgcggtgttacattttgacatcaatgttaaatgtattgcaacatcagcatcaagatttaccaacaacttatgatataatgaacaatctcaaaaaactctttgggcaccagagtcagattgctaggcaagaggcaatgagaaagctaatgacagccaccatgtctgaggagacacccgtaagggatcatatcctcaaaatgatggcctatctgaacgaaatacaagttcttggaggagaaatcaatggggaagctcaaagagtcaatttgagacTCATTACCAATAGATCttaagtgggttttacttgggagtctagaggagccatggagtgtgtcaAATGATtcggagacggacttgagtctcaaacattGGGAATTGACACACATTGGGTTATGTTTCATGcgaggaaatatgacattggggtcatattgtatgataattagttttggatgtatagatgcgatataaaccaatgctagggatgtattgtggtttagtatgggtaaatacatcaagaggaaaccaaaactaggactttaggtcaaagttcaattgaatcatttagatagttttgagtttgtgtcaatcttgggatctgagatatatacatttttaaatatatttttcccaagtagacactggtaaaacagacctctctatAAAATTTGAGACTTTTTGGAAGTCTGTAGAATTTTTGATGCATTTTTGAAATCAGGTCAGAAATGttgaaatagggtaccagtcgactggtaacagtggaTTTCCAATACAGAATACTTCTGTGTGTTAATTTCAATAGAGCAGTCAACTGGTACCAAGGGGCAGTCgattgataccagcctgaaagtgttttcagcgcTGATTtcgaccatgtcaactcgtttaggtGCATAAGATCTATAggggataaatacacgagtttagggtcagttggatgatcaagttttcaacaattgggatattgttggagagctTTTTGAATGTTTAGCAAagagggagaagtaaggtttagttgggaaaaccttaagtgcctttgcatagggggagccttgtgatagttcttaaatatccctgtgggaaaatcctagctcaatgaggAGCTtaagtgtagggggagccttgtgataggttccaatacaTGTTTTCATTTTGTATTCGGCGGTGCAcgttcaagtgtgtagccttggcaacgtaagtccattcagtAGTGTAaatccaagtgtatagccttgacaacgtaagtccattcgacggtgtaagtccaagtgtgtagtctttgCAATGTAAGTTCattcagcggtgtaagtccaagtgtgtagccttggcaacataagtccattctttctttttagcatatttatttgctatatgtttttcctaacttaaacgtattgccaaacataaaaaatggggagattgttggagcaatcccaatggtccgtgcaaccatgtgttttggtgtttgggcaaaggatttaagttaggattgccctcgttatttgatatgtgtgtgtgagtgtgcaggtttgcaggatacacatattgctcagcttgatggcttcgggtccggtgaaggatggagtatccgagggaccgtggacaaggcagcaaggacaagggccgagggaagcgatttcgaggcatacgcgaaggatgacattgggggcaagccgcgggcttgaatgcatccgagggacgagagccaaaggaagtagacttgaagacaagaggtcaaagctacaaagaagagtcaagtgagtcgtgagagcccgagtgcgagagaaatgtacttggGAAGGGGAACCCTAGgcttagggttgtaccagtcgactggtggtgagcacagagaggcTCTGTGTCTGAAAcgactgggatcagtcgactggtccatggatCAATCGACTAGTAGAGAGTCGTTGGAttggcactagtcgactggtgcaaggaccagtcggcTGGTAACGGTAAAACAGCAGGActgttttcttccaagctctataaggagCTTAGGATGGccgaccaaggtgacgaaattagacttggttaaagcctaattagtagtacTAAATGCTCAAGGTCCTCTTGTGCTCAAGTGTtctggtgagtgttgtggtgaggtttctccattcACAAGAAGGTTTGAGCTAGCCAGAATTTTtgaggactaatccaccgacggattgagggatcgtctaccttacggacaaccgtcgAGTAGgaacaagttatctccgaactatGTAAAAAAATGTGTTAGCAGTTTACATTTTTTTCTTGTTTATATTTGTATTCGAATTtatatttgtatttgttattatatttccATTTACGTACTAACAAATATCTAGGAAGCGAAGAATTTAGAAGCATACTTATTCAACTTCCCTTCTAATCGATCGTAAAATCCTCCTACACTCTTTTATATAGAATTTACCTCCCAACAATTGCAGCATTATTATTGGTGGTCTGGCAGTGTTTTAATGTCTATACAAGCAAACAAAAAAATTACaacttttctaatttttcattTTGGCCTGAGAGCTTTGCGTTATGTGGAGAGATCATTTCGTAAGAACGTTCCCCCTCTGAAACACGCTTATTCAACTCTCCTTCTAACCGTCAGCAAAATCTTCCTACACTCTTCTATATAGAATTTACCTCCCAACAATTGCAGCATTATTATTGGTGGTCTGGCAGTGTTTTAATGTCTATACAATCAAACAAAAAAattacaacttttctattcttcaTTTTGGCCTGAGAGCTTTGCGTTATGTGGAGAGATCATTTCGTAAGGACGCTCTCCCTCTGTGATTCAACATCCTTCTCCATTGTATCGATCATTGCACGATTGACTTCACAGTAATGTCGGTTGATCGATCGTATCAGTTGTCGGCATCAGCAGCAGATGCTCTTTTTCCCGTTAGAATATATAAGAGTGAGGGAGTGTGAGAGAGAGTGATTGTGTGAAGATGGTGACGGCGGCGGCTGCAAAGGTTGTTCTAGGCTCGATTGCGTTCGGAATATTCTGGATTTTGGCAGTGTTTCCGGCGGTGCCATTCCTCCCCATTGGCCGGACTGCCGGCTCCCTCCTCGGCGCTATGCTCATGGTGATCTTCCGCGTCATCCCGCCGGAGGAAGCCTACGACGCCATCGACCTCCCCATTATCGGCCTCCTCTTCGGTACCATGGTCGTGAGCGTCTTCTTGGAGCAGGCCGACATGTTCAAGCACCTCGGCAAGCTGCTCTCCTGGAAGAGCCGCGGCGGCAGGGACCTGCTCCTCCGCGTCTGCCTAGTCTCATCCGTTTCCAGCTCCCTCTTCACTAACGACACCAGCTGCGTCGTGCTCACCGAGTTCATCCTTAAGCTCGCCCGTCAGAACAACCTCCCGCCCCAGCCCTTTCTCCTCGCACTCGCCTCCAGCTCCAACATCGGGTCCGCGGCGACCCCCATCGGCAACCCCCAAAACCTCGTTATCGCCGTGCAGAGCGGCATCCCCTTCGGTAAGTTCCTCGTCGGACTCTTCCCCGCCGTCCTCGTCGGAAGCCTCCTCAACGCCGCCATCCTCCTCTTCTATTTCTGGAAAATTCTGTCGGTGGAGAAGGACGAGGAagtggcctccaccgtcggaGAAATGGTGGCGGAGGACGACATGATCCTGCACCGCTTCTCCCCCGCCACCATGTCGCACCTCCCCTCTTTGCATTCCCAGCCATTTGGGTCCACCCTCCCCTCCTTGTCCGGAAAATTCGGCTCCGTCAGCAGCGTTCGTGGCAGGGCTAAAAGCGTCGACGTTGATGTGCAGACCCCATCAAGCTCGGGAATTGAGTCCTTACGGACCTCGAACGTGTCGAAGGAGACGGCAGAACTCGCCGGGACCTCGCAGAGAGAGAAGGGCGTGGCGTCGAAGAGGGTTCCCAAGACTTACAGCTACCAAAGCCGCAGCCTCAGAGGAGAGTCCTCTGTGCTTTCTCTCGACTCCGAGGAAAACGTCGTGGAGAGATGGAAGAGCATGCTGTGGAAGGCTTGCGTTTACCTTGTAGCTCTCGGGATGCTCGTCTCCCTTTTAATGGGCCTAAACATGTCATGGGCGGCTATTGCGGCTGCCCTTGCTCTGGTGGTGCTCGATTTCAAAGATGCGTGCCCTTGCCTTGAGAAGGTAATTCTACTGCTCTTTTCCTACTGTAAGCTTGTGTCTCTCGATGCAAACTCTGATCTATGATCTAAAACAGGTTTCATACTCCTTGTTGATATTCTTTTGCGGGATGTTTATCACTATGGATGGATTTAACAAAACCGGCATACCGTGTGCTTTGTGGGACTTTGTTGAACCTTATTCTTGCATTGATAGAGCTAGTGGAATTGCACTTCTTGCCCTGGTCATTCTTTTGCTTTCAAACGTTGCTTCCAATGTCCCTACAGGTATTTCCCTTTTATCTAGAGCATGATGCAATGAGTAATTTCCACACTATTTGTTCAGTATTTAGATCGCACGGTTTAGATGTTAGATTTATCAGTATGATAGTTGCATTAAACATTGGGATGGCAAAAACTGATATCTGCTCTTCAAACTAGTTTGGAGTGTAAATGGTTTCAAGTGAAAGGGAGAAAGATTGTTTAGTTTGCTTACAGTCCTTGCAAATCGACTCAGTAAATTTGATGCTTGGTGCCATATCCTAAATTTTTTTCCCTTCATCCCAGTTAGATATGCTTTAAGTGGGATGAATATCTTAGAGGTTGGTTTTCTGAGTATGCATAAGTGGATTTACCCAACAGGCAAACCATGGAAAAGGCCATCCATCTACCTCTACGATTAGTACacttgaattatttttttttaaaaaaatggtacTGGATGCATTGAATTGATTCAAAATCGTCCGAGTACAGCTTGAACTTTTATCAGTTCCTCAGTCAAATCTACTCTGTTGGCCATCCATTGCCCCCACACTGTCCCCCCTGTAGATCTCTCTCATAATTTGAGTTTTGTTCTTTTGCTTTTACATATGATCCTTTTCAGAATCTCCATTCTTTGTTTGTATCTTAATTTTCCCTCAACTAGCTAGCTCCTTAGCCTCCCCTAGTAGCTAGCAATCCTTATTAACATCTAACATCCAGtcatttttcatttgaaaaaaaatatatatagaaaataAAGGGATCATCATGATCCTTTCAACTTCAGGGCTGAATTAAACATCCATTATTGTTTATAATCTTGCAGTTCTCCTGCTGGGTGGAAGAATCGCTGCGTCTGCTGCACTCATTTCTCCTGAAGAAGAGACGCGTGCATGGCTCATGCTTGCATGGGTCAGTACAGTGGCAGGAAACCTCTCTCTTCTCGGATCCGCAGCCAATCTCATAGTCTGCGAGCAAGCTCGCCGAGTTCAATACTTTGCTTACAACCTCTCCTTCTTTAGTCATCTGCGATTCGGCCTTCCTTCGACA includes these proteins:
- the LOC122052905 gene encoding silicon efflux transporter LSI2-like codes for the protein MVTAAAAKVVLGSIAFGIFWILAVFPAVPFLPIGRTAGSLLGAMLMVIFRVIPPEEAYDAIDLPIIGLLFGTMVVSVFLEQADMFKHLGKLLSWKSRGGRDLLLRVCLVSSVSSSLFTNDTSCVVLTEFILKLARQNNLPPQPFLLALASSSNIGSAATPIGNPQNLVIAVQSGIPFGKFLVGLFPAVLVGSLLNAAILLFYFWKILSVEKDEEVASTVGEMVAEDDMILHRFSPATMSHLPSLHSQPFGSTLPSLSGKFGSVSSVRGRAKSVDVDVQTPSSSGIESLRTSNVSKETAELAGTSQREKGVASKRVPKTYSYQSRSLRGESSVLSLDSEENVVERWKSMLWKACVYLVALGMLVSLLMGLNMSWAAIAAALALVVLDFKDACPCLEKVSYSLLIFFCGMFITMDGFNKTGIPCALWDFVEPYSCIDRASGIALLALVILLLSNVASNVPTVLLLGGRIAASAALISPEEETRAWLMLAWVSTVAGNLSLLGSAANLIVCEQARRVQYFAYNLSFFSHLRFGLPSTLVVTGIGLLLVRSY